From the genome of Triticum aestivum cultivar Chinese Spring chromosome 3B, IWGSC CS RefSeq v2.1, whole genome shotgun sequence, one region includes:
- the LOC123068493 gene encoding protein root UVB sensitive 5 isoform X2 encodes MLSVGGRFQGGAPPWRRPRPRSRLASPPASSSGAGDSEKARPLLVERYRDGAAKRYMLDGDSKLQVQWEKHDESSVNTVEDEKANSPIPRAVSDFVLPAGFPESVSDDYLQYMLLQFPTNVTGWICHTLVTSSLLKAVGVGSFTGTSAAAAAAAIRWVSKDGVGAFGRLLIGGRFGTLFDDDPKKWRMYADFIGSAGSIFDLTTPLYPGYFLPLASLGNLAKAVGRGFRDPSNRVIQNHFAKSGNLGEIAAKEEVWEVGAQLVGLSIGVLILDTPGIQSSYLTLTLTWLGVRLLHLWFRYQSLVVLKFRTVNLKRARILVRSHVANHTVPGYVACNEGENILTWERFLQPRISFGVPMERMLGGEESTHMDMVNMLLKLYKYEKYILCVEQLGSEEATYLVTFKEAATSMSVLRSLWQAHWLHQNRLKQDGVVAWLEESLTALEDGFADFIKQMEEAGWDQSQIFLKVPKEPVLVLEHLDQEV; translated from the exons ATGCTCTCCGTCGGCGGCCGCTTCCAGGGCGGAGCTCCCCCATGGCGACGGCCCCGGCCACGCTCGCGCCTGGCGTCGCCGCCGGCCTCCAGCAGCGGCGCCGGCGACTCCGA AAAGGCCAGGCCTTTGCTCGTGGAGAGGTACCGGGACGGCGCCGCCAAGAG GTATATGTTGGACGGCGACTCTAAGCTGCAAGTTCAGTGGGAGAAGCATGATGAATCTTCGGTGAACACCGTCGAAGATGAAAAGGCGAATTCTCCGATTCCCCGGGCTGTTAGTGATTTTGTACTTCCAGCTGGGTTTCCAG AATCTGTCTCGGATGATTACCTGCAGTACATGCTCTTGCAATTCCCAACAAACGTGACAGGATGGATCTGCCACACGTTGGTTACATCAAGTCTTCTGAAG GCTGTAGGTGTTGGGTCCTTTACAGGAACTTCAgcagctgctgctgccgctgctatcAG ATGGGTATCAAAAGATGGCGTAGGAGCTTTTGGACGTCTTCTTATTG GTGGACGATTTGGAACACTTTTTGATGATGACCCAAAAAAGTGGCGGATGTATGCTGATTTCATTGGGAGTGCGGGAAG CATCTTTGATCTCACCACTCCTCTCTATCCTGGCTACTTCCTCCCACTTGCATCATTGGGGAATCTTGCAAAG GCTGTAGGAAGAGGATTTCGAGATCCTTCCAATCGTGTCATCCAAAATCACTTCGCAAAATCGGGAAATCTAGGGGAGATTGCTGCAAAG GAGGAAGTATGGGAAGTAGGAGCTCAGCTGGTAGGCCTTTCTATCGGTGTACTTATTCTG GACACGCCAGGTATACAGTCTTCATACTTAACTCTTACTCTGACATGGCTGGGTGTTCGTCTTCTACATCTTTGGTTTCGCTACCAGTCCCTAGTAGTTCTCAAGTTCCGCACA GTTAACCTAAAACGCGCTCGGATTCTTGTGAGGTCACATGTTGCAAATCATACAGTTCCTG GCTATGTTGCTTGCAATGAGGGGGAGAATATCTTAACATGGGAGAGATTCTTGCAACCCCGAATTTCTTTTGGTGTGCCCATGGAGAGGATGCTCGGTGGAGAGGAATCCACTCACATGGACATG GTGAATATGCTGCTGAAGCTATACAAGTATGAGAAGTACATCCTCTGTGTTGAGCAGCTTGGGTCAGAGGAGGCAACATACCTGGTTACATTCAAG GAGGCGGCAACGAGCATGTCGGTCCTAAGAAGCCTATGGCAAGCGCATTGGCTTCACCAAAATCGGCTGAAGCAGGACGGCGTTGTCGCCTGGCTAGAAGAGAGCCTTACTGCATTGGAGGATGGATTTGCTGACTTCATCAAACAAATGGAGGAAGCTGGCTGGGATCAAAGCCAAATCTTCTTGAAGGTGCCAAAAGAACCTGTCTTGGTGTTGGAACACCTTGACCAGGAGGTGTGA
- the LOC123064652 gene encoding UDP-glycosyltransferase 88F3-like, producing MDGTKANTTTTGPRKPPRVMLYCSPLIGHLVSMVELAKLFVARGLAVTIVLMDPVYDTGATGPFLASVSAANPSISFHRLPQVELLESDRSMIPALAIARHSNPHLRDFLAGASPDVLVVDFFCSAAVDVAAELGIPVYFFNTSGAQILAFFMHLPVLHGKSTRSFREMGEEIVHVPGITSFPATHSIQPLMDRDGASYNAFLNVSLSLFRSAGIIVNTFRSLEPRAMDTMLAGLSAPPGLLTPPVYCIGPLIKSDEVSVKRDNECLAWLDAQPKASVAFLCFGSLGRFSASQTREMATGLEASGQRFLWVVRSPPSDDTTTEPDLDVLLPKGFLERTKGRGLVVKSWAPQGDVLAHHAVGCFVTHCGWNSVLESIMAGMPMAAWPLYAEQRMNAVFLEKEMELAVPMKGYDKEVVEAKEVAKKVKWMMDSEGGKVLRDRTLAVMRQAKEALIEDGESVATLARLVDAWIHA from the coding sequence ATGGACGGCACCAAAGCCAACACCACCACGACCGGTCCCCGGAAACCGCCGCGGGTGATGCTCTACTGCTCCCCGCTCATCGGGCACCTGGTCTCCATGGTCGAGCTCGCCAAGCTCTTCGTCGCCCGTGGGCTAGCCGTCACCATCGTCCTCATGGACCCGGTGTACGACACCGGCGCTACGGGCCCCTTCTTGGCCAGCGTCTCCGCAGCCAACCCCTCCATCTCTTTCCACCGCCTGCCACAGGTCGAGCTTCTGGAGTCCGACCGCTCCATGATACCGGCCTTAGCCATCGCCCGCCACTCCAACCCGCACCTACGTGACTTtctcgccggcgcctccccggaCGTCCTCGTGGTGGACTTCTTCTGCAGTGCCGCTGTGGACGTGGCCGCGGAACTCGGCATACCCGTCTACTTCTTCAACACCTCCGGCGCCCAGATCCTAGCTTTCTTCATGCACCTCCCGGTTCTGCATGGTAAAAGCACGAGGAGCTTCCGGGAAATGGGCGAAGAAATCGTGCACGTCCCGGGGATCACCTCCTTCCCGGCGACCCACTCCATCCAACCGCTCATGGATCGTGACGGCGCGTCCTACAATGCGTTCCTAAACGTGAGCCTCAGCCTGTTCCGGTCAGCGGGCATCATCGTCAACACCTTCCGCTCGCTGGAGCCTCGTGCCATGGACACCATGCTCGCCGGGCTCTCCGCCCCACCCGGCCTCTTGACACCCCCGGTCTACTGCATTGGGCCGTTGATCAAGTCGGACGAGGTGAGCGTGAAGCGCGACAATGAGTGCCTCGCATGGCTAGACGCGCAGCCCAAGGCCAGTGTGGCGTTCCTATGCTTTGGCAGCCTTGGCCGATTCAGCGCTAGCCAAACCAGAGAAATGGCCACTGGGCTGGAGGCTAGTGGACAGAGATTCCTCTGGGTCGTGCGGAGCCCGCCAAGCGATGACACGACGACAGAGCCGGACTTGGATGTGCTGCTTCCAAAAGGTTTCCTAGAACGAACCAAGGGCAGGGGCCTTGTCGTGAAGTCTTGGGCGCCACAGGGTGACGTGCTAGCACATCACGCCGTGGGTTGCTTCGTCACACACTGCGGGTGGAACTCGGTGCTCGAGTCTATTATGGCTGGCATGCCTATGGCGGCATGGCCGTTATACGCGGAGCAGAGGATGAACGCGGTATTTCTCGAGAAAGAGATGGAGCTGGCCGTCCCAATGAAAGGGTACGACAAGGAGGTGGTGGAGGCTAAGGAGGTTGCCAAGAAGGTCAAGTGGATGATGGATTCAGAAGGCGGGAAGGTGCTCCGAGATCGGACTCTAGCGGTGATGCGGCAGGCGAAAGAGGCTCTCATCGAGGATGGAGAATCAGTGGCGACATTGGCGAGGCTTGTGGATGCGTGGATTCATGCTTGA
- the LOC123068493 gene encoding protein root UVB sensitive 5 isoform X1, which produces MLSVGGRFQGGAPPWRRPRPRSRLASPPASSSGAGDSEKARPLLVERYRDGAAKRYMLDGDSKLQVQWEKHDESSVNTVEDEKANSPIPRAVSDFVLPAGFPESVSDDYLQYMLLQFPTNVTGWICHTLVTSSLLKAVGVGSFTGTSAAAAAAAIRWVSKDGVGAFGRLLIGGRFGTLFDDDPKKWRMYADFIGSAGSIFDLTTPLYPGYFLPLASLGNLAKAVGRGFRDPSNRVIQNHFAKSGNLGEIAAKEEVWEVGAQLVGLSIGVLILDTPGIQSSYLTLTLTWLGVRLLHLWFRYQSLVVLKFRTVNLKRARILVRSHVANHTVPGYVACNEGENILTWERFLQPRISFGVPMERMLGGEESTHMDMVCVFRKKNSFMVNMLLKLYKYEKYILCVEQLGSEEATYLVTFKEAATSMSVLRSLWQAHWLHQNRLKQDGVVAWLEESLTALEDGFADFIKQMEEAGWDQSQIFLKVPKEPVLVLEHLDQEV; this is translated from the exons ATGCTCTCCGTCGGCGGCCGCTTCCAGGGCGGAGCTCCCCCATGGCGACGGCCCCGGCCACGCTCGCGCCTGGCGTCGCCGCCGGCCTCCAGCAGCGGCGCCGGCGACTCCGA AAAGGCCAGGCCTTTGCTCGTGGAGAGGTACCGGGACGGCGCCGCCAAGAG GTATATGTTGGACGGCGACTCTAAGCTGCAAGTTCAGTGGGAGAAGCATGATGAATCTTCGGTGAACACCGTCGAAGATGAAAAGGCGAATTCTCCGATTCCCCGGGCTGTTAGTGATTTTGTACTTCCAGCTGGGTTTCCAG AATCTGTCTCGGATGATTACCTGCAGTACATGCTCTTGCAATTCCCAACAAACGTGACAGGATGGATCTGCCACACGTTGGTTACATCAAGTCTTCTGAAG GCTGTAGGTGTTGGGTCCTTTACAGGAACTTCAgcagctgctgctgccgctgctatcAG ATGGGTATCAAAAGATGGCGTAGGAGCTTTTGGACGTCTTCTTATTG GTGGACGATTTGGAACACTTTTTGATGATGACCCAAAAAAGTGGCGGATGTATGCTGATTTCATTGGGAGTGCGGGAAG CATCTTTGATCTCACCACTCCTCTCTATCCTGGCTACTTCCTCCCACTTGCATCATTGGGGAATCTTGCAAAG GCTGTAGGAAGAGGATTTCGAGATCCTTCCAATCGTGTCATCCAAAATCACTTCGCAAAATCGGGAAATCTAGGGGAGATTGCTGCAAAG GAGGAAGTATGGGAAGTAGGAGCTCAGCTGGTAGGCCTTTCTATCGGTGTACTTATTCTG GACACGCCAGGTATACAGTCTTCATACTTAACTCTTACTCTGACATGGCTGGGTGTTCGTCTTCTACATCTTTGGTTTCGCTACCAGTCCCTAGTAGTTCTCAAGTTCCGCACA GTTAACCTAAAACGCGCTCGGATTCTTGTGAGGTCACATGTTGCAAATCATACAGTTCCTG GCTATGTTGCTTGCAATGAGGGGGAGAATATCTTAACATGGGAGAGATTCTTGCAACCCCGAATTTCTTTTGGTGTGCCCATGGAGAGGATGCTCGGTGGAGAGGAATCCACTCACATGGACATGGTTTGTGTCTTTAGGAAAAAAAATTCTTTTATG GTGAATATGCTGCTGAAGCTATACAAGTATGAGAAGTACATCCTCTGTGTTGAGCAGCTTGGGTCAGAGGAGGCAACATACCTGGTTACATTCAAG GAGGCGGCAACGAGCATGTCGGTCCTAAGAAGCCTATGGCAAGCGCATTGGCTTCACCAAAATCGGCTGAAGCAGGACGGCGTTGTCGCCTGGCTAGAAGAGAGCCTTACTGCATTGGAGGATGGATTTGCTGACTTCATCAAACAAATGGAGGAAGCTGGCTGGGATCAAAGCCAAATCTTCTTGAAGGTGCCAAAAGAACCTGTCTTGGTGTTGGAACACCTTGACCAGGAGGTGTGA
- the LOC123068492 gene encoding DNA damage-binding protein 2 yields MAAPARARFVHNRSRRRADEDDSDDEGHQRQDASSSSSSDDDGGEEEEEEMEVEGSDEEEEEAVADEPAARESPAAAGRGGRKGPITISLKKVCKVCKKTGHEAGFKGAVYIDCPMKPCFLCKMPGHTTLTCPHRVAMEHGVIPAPRRNTNTSLDYVFQSQVKGKISMVKPRFLVPNQLECGNIKFHQRRVTCLEFHPTKNNVLLSGDKKGLLGIWDYVKLHEKITYDSVHSCILNSMKFDTANDGVLYTASSDGTISSTDLDTGIGAPLLNLNPDGWSGPSTWRMIYGMDLNTEKGLLLVADSFGFLYLLDRRSKERIGQPILIHKKGSKVTGLHCNPAQPEVLLSSGNDHFARIWDTRKLDPKSALASLAHGRVVNSGYFSPRSGNKIMTTCQDNRIRVWDYIFGNLESPSREIVHSHDFNRHLTPFKAEWDPKDYSETVAVIGRYISENYNGVALHPIDFIDTSTGKLLAEVMDPDITTISPVNKLHPQDDILATGSSRSIFIWKPKNEVDPTEERTSQKVKEYVYGSGSRKKPNGKHDNSSDDDSDGGGGKSKKAKKTRFTHTAKGKGKSKA; encoded by the exons ATGGCCGCCCCCGCCCGCGCCCGCTTCGTCcacaaccgcagccgccgccgcgccgacgaggacgactccgacgacgagggCCACCAGCGGCAGgacgcctcctcctcgtcctcctctgacGACGACggcggggaagaggaagaggaggagatggaggtcgAGGGttccgatgaggaggaggaggaggcggtcgcCGACGAGCCAGCGGCCAGGGAGTCCCCCGCGGCAGCGGGGAGGGGCGGCAGGAAGGGCCCGATTACCATCAGCCTCAAGAAAGTCTGCAAG GTGTGCAAGAAGACGGGGCACGAGGCAGGGTTCAAGGGCGCGGTGTACATCGATTGCCCCATGAAGCCTTGCTTCCTATGCAAGATGCCAG GTCATACGACCTTGACTTGCCCACACAGGGTAGCAATGGAGCATGGTGTTATCCCAGCCCCTAGAAGGAACACAAACACTTCACTGGATTACGTCTTTCAGAGTCAAGTGAAAGGAAAGATCTCCATG GTTAAGCCTCGGTTTCTGGTACCTAACCAATTGGAGTGTGGCAACATAAAATTTCACCAAAGACGTGTGACCTGCCTGGAATTTCATCCAACTAAGAACAATGTGCTTTTATCAGGAGACAAG AAAGGGCTACTAGGCATCTGGGATTATGTTAAGTTGCATGAGAAGATTACTTATGATTCTGTGCACTCCTGCATTCTGAACAGTATGAA GTTTGACACTGCCAATGATGGAGTGCTATACACAGCTTCTTCTGATGGGACTATCAGCAGCACAGACTTAGACACTGGAATTGGTGCGCCCTTGTTAAATCTAAACCCAGACGGTTGGAGT GGTCCAAGCACTTGGCGCATGATATATGGGATGGACTTAAACACCGAGAAAGGTCTTCTTTTGGTGGCGGATAGTTTTGGGTTTCTTTACTT ATTGGATAGACGGTCGAAGGAAAGAATCGGGCAACCAATTCTTATACATAAAAAAGGTAGCAAGGTAACTGGCCTTCATTGCAACCCTGCACAACCTGAAGTTCTTCTGAGCAGCGGGAATGATCACTTT GCCCGTATTTGGGATACAAGGAAACTTGATCCCAAGTCCGCTCTTGCCAGCCTTGCTCATGGACGGGTTGTTAATTCAGGATATTTTTCTCCACGAAGTGGGAATAAGATCATGACAACATGTCAGGACAATCGAATTCGTGTTTGGGATTATATTTTTGGTAATCTGGAATCCCCAAGTAGAGAAATCGTTCACAGCCATGATTTCAATCGTCACTTGACTCCCTTCAAAGCGGAGTGGGATCCAAAG GATTACTCAGAAACAGTTGCAGTCATTGGTCGTTACATAAGTGAGAACTACAATGGGGTTGCTCTACACCCCATTGATTTCATAGACACCAGCACAGGGAAGCTTCTGGCCGAGGTGATGGACCCTGACATAACCACTATCAGCCCAGTGAACAAGCTACATCCTCAAGATGACATCCTAGCGACAGGAAGCTCAAG GTCCATTTTCATTTGGAAACCAAAAAATGAGGTCGATCCCACGGAAGAGAGGACCAGCCAGAAGGTCAAGGAATATGTATACGGGTCAGGTTCGCGGAAGAAACCAAATGGCAAGCACGACAACAGTAGTGATGACGACTCGGATGGTGGTGGTGGAAAGAGCAAGAAGGCGAAGAAGACTCGCTTCACTCATACGGCAAAGGGAAAGGGCAAATCCAAAGCTTGA
- the LOC123064651 gene encoding UDP-glycosyltransferase 88B1-like has product MDGVTANTTTISPRKLRVMLYSSPLMGHLVPMIELAKLFAARGLAITVVLMDPPYDTGATGPFLTGVSAANPSISFHRLPQVKLPESDDSVMPALAFARLSNPHLHDFLAGASPDFLVVDFFCSAAMDVAAELDIPAYFFSTSGAQILAFFMHLTVLHGKSTRSFREMGEELVHVPGITPFPATHSIQPLMDRDGASYQALLNVSLNLFRSQGIFINTFRSLEPRAMDTILAGHSAPAGLSTPPVYCIGPLVKSEEVGVKRGDECLAWLDTQPKASVVFLCFGSLGRFNAEQTREVATGLEASGQRFLWVVRSPPSDDTTTEPDLDVLLSKGFLDRTKGRGLVVKSWAPQGDVLAHHAVGSFVTHCGWNSVLESTMAGVPMLAWPLYAEQKMNAVFLEKEMELAVMMEGYDKEMVEAKEIAKKIRWMMDSEGGRVLRERTLAVMRQANEALLEGGESEATLTELVDVWVKA; this is encoded by the coding sequence ATGGACGGCGTCACAGCCAACACCACCACGATCAGTCCCCGGAAGCTGCGGGTGATGCTCTACTCGTCCCCACTCATGGGGCACCTCGTCCCCATGATAGAGCTCGCCAAGCTCTTCGCCGCTCGTGGGCTAGCCATCACGGTCGTCCTCATGGACCCGCCGTATGATACCGGCGCCACGGGCCCCTTCCTCACCGGTGTCTCCGCGGCCAACCCCTCCATTTCTTTCCATCGTCTGCCACAGGTCAAGCTCCCAGAGTCTGACGACTCCGTGATGCCAGCCTTAGCGTTCGCCCGTCTCTCCAACCCACACCTACATGACTTCCTCGCTGGTGCATCTCCGGACTTCCTCGTGGTGGACTTCTTCTGCAGTGCCGCCATGGACGTAGCCGCGGAGCTCGACATCCCCGCCTACTTCTTCTCCACCTCCGGCGCCCAGATCCTGGCTTTCTTTATGCACCTCACGGTTCTGCATGGGAAAAGCACGAGGAGCTTCCGGGAAATGGGCGAAGAACTCGTGCACGTACCGGGGATCACCCCGTTTCCGGCGACGCACTCCATCCAGCCACTCATGGATCGTGACGGTGCGTCCTACCAGGCATTACTAAATGTGAGCCTCAACCTATTCCGATCACagggcatcttcatcaacaccttccGCTCGCTGGAGCCTCGTGCCATGGACACCATCCTCGCGGGGCACTCCGCCCCAGCTGGCCTCTCGACACCCCCAGTCTACTGCATTGGGCCGCTAGTCAAGTCAGAGGAGGTGGGCGTGAAGCGTGGAGACGAGTGCCTCGCGTGGTTGGACACGCAACCCAAGGCCAGTGTGGTGTTCCTGTGCTTTGGCAGCCTCGGCCGGTTCAACGCCGAACAAACCAGGGAAGTGGCAACCGGGCTGGAGGCTAGTGGACAAAGGTTCCTCTGGGTTGTGCGGAGCCCGCCGAGCGACGACACGACTACAGAGCCGGACTTGGATGTGCTGCTTTCGAAGGGTTTCCTGGACCGGACCAAGGGCAGGGGCCTCGTCGTGAAGTCATGGGCACCACAAGGTGATGTTCTAGCACATCATGCCGTGGGAAGTTTTGTGACACACTGCGGGTGGAACTCGGTGCTCGAGTCTACTATGGCAGGTGTGCCTATGCTGGCCTGGCCATTGTACGCGGAGCAAAAGATGAATGCGGTGTTCCTCGAGAAAGAGATGGAGTTGGCTGTCATGATGGAAGGGTACGATAAGGAGATGGTGGAGGCAAAGGAGATTGCCAAAAAGATCAGGTGGATGATGGATTCGGAAGGCGGGAGGGTGCTCCGAGAGCGGACTCTAGCGGTGATGCGGCAGGCCAATGAGGCTCTACTCGAGGGTGGAGAATCAGAGGCAACGTTGACAGAGCTTGTTGATGTGTGGGTTAAAGCTTGA